Proteins encoded together in one Amphiprion ocellaris isolate individual 3 ecotype Okinawa chromosome 14, ASM2253959v1, whole genome shotgun sequence window:
- the LOC111580655 gene encoding cilia- and flagella-associated protein 54 produces MDLPATYYGKLDKRNPVISTFKRDINSFVALMRQVTSSTEQDNSSYAKGIKILVEIWKKYKHRLPSKLYQEHMLQIADFLFAIKLYQLALWQGYSLHLLQFSSVKITEITDVDHLMACFFPEGFDTDQETFTMKILAMQGCALCIFEQEKKHDILSEKGLCKLLCVLNFIRIMMQAFQQHEHLYWQIYKGASHIYTICRFLMMKKCSAQALEYLLWAGISLELSIPLMTAKYLPLIITLYCAVCHCYYDNQAEVQAEEFARRALGKINELAKLEEQSEVPATRETQRAYREASVKLGAMVFKRAVFDGRRRPKVTFRMKTKIILKDIPNVPWPRTPTERILTGLFDSKAGQFFGILEALWDSTTRTLQMGMPDDTEKQDVFSELLSAGIRILSGSTDSGEKRCDDQQCLSPVVLTPTSTLLDLAIMGENKVPIMSAVRFIKLLFQYKQREAFTELAREMQRVLSGVEGQSFRKAEQELALLDSFNILLSSQRSHPREDNRKDDRPKSSFPMSDELIALVDILHKSVCGSALEVQPDGDLVLDIVLFVWGKVKVVRQKDTLQIPEFTHYREKWVWCLSKLCEVAFACDLATVDCIVTAEMIHTFGTLLENAHEHFNQAKCQADCAADHNDAKLSSLSPLESSSTELFRKVCEVVRKGLEALARGSATLLPHDRSAVIDSAFMQKFSFINASAPSISPTSPEEGNEEDKINMKEKEEIKAKTESDFKDCRQTQPTRMFLLAKDLHLELDIMYHRTSLKLLQLNAVTESELLNRIKKNKVSKALFLIQKALPVFKNMELNGSSKTKSLLEEASTLLEKAGLEEKKLYMSTIPKTLAENAEKGMRVEENPPPPPILLSRSDHSLTFAPAPYNLAEKVCWYQLCGRVAEGLNWKVRLGDFSLPGTGKMVPAVYGECVLRVEGLEPNQKYVFAVAAYNREGKLLGNTIGGTTLPLLASLPVPLLAAWAHLAQVAFQTEQYTIAKRACRELWSHYTYPDCGSQSTDDRFAATELRKQALHCSSPHLCQLFLISIFIETEINIQQGSLYSDSFSDNGPFIWEQEARLAECERMLVAMDLAMCLNDDSGAVQAVVSCYGLLAPLIFHQITCDPVVKVLIKCLTILEENSGLLKRKWAGNTSQSFMHMIACITYYLSKALRVLRKHQMAAVVMELGSKLLQEVHDAQQQISRLAIQTEGCTTVGQAAVKGEMKINLQLKALQRKNKIKVVPEVTLTTDNEVSTSLPGCKDPAILYDLISSSTLNDAYQEVMKLKRMPYFTEFAALLLQRTMEEGHIDLVLNWGQNMFELLSRRDKAMQLSTKSVDKSSQSKKQSSIQAPKENETPQNKSVPSQAERRKKLKQTMPRSMLQRVRTNREMQAVENLLTKMSSVVQRQKKQLQLRGICCGERPWRARLNYLLAQAHLAVLYQGLDQLCGGAVHRYSQFTPLFFSLAYSGVLLRRKLQPQQSSKDEVVLESTSLHSSVLDYVTNTHKGRNKKEAVRAEDSATEESCEEGEGCSQTVEKHIETPKYNVAFLLESLNKAALHLRRAMVLAHRGGHWTTLQYVCQTMWDQSCRITLQVQMTDQPETPSPITAEQLYTIFTPLLVLAADLIMDMLNKLGLWSLYDSDLTEEELESSLHFIVPLDDSTQVDLRWIRTLVLYTLERLHDSGKWESLAHLALLFNSYTRERYSLIVTPLLVHAQRRLLERIGTLGGPAVPQPHHVKTLKATGKEVTYSSYAGCQLLSGWTPQSAQQQVPIDKKAALSNSKSQETAALKGGEIQRSMSLVCVPLDVEDSLSCYRQALEKRAHCLQVFQHSRSLVFLLLAHTQSCFLTQLQPCHSRGLSHSASLVDFRTFVIPTPNLQPCDLMEEDYSTPNAIYSLPISPKHMQTVTASYSTSIKYIQANGHDSLRTLALHEMGNLQFYNGNTRAAHSCWSKAVDCALHSSGAVEKWDGISFEGGSMQQSLKQAGIWGCLQAAVLTAKIAQYILTSDISQRTKCCLLSVHLFKCVLCCSMREPQSDLQYASHSIGDELLPGVDLFCEPNRVHLGTTVACLNFVCHWLFTTGYCITLLPILALYLHFVGTVCRDVQRTVEGKILKMRVLTELCLFTEAMKEALQLTQGIGVPLPYGHYVSNASLRPLKTFYSNRSLLDNVEALEELVNCDFAPEVRTLYGPTVCVRFNLARTQLVLALTNSVRGHPIGEEARTASCFVNSEHHEQDTQETEGSCLQTVKPTILTLHTGKEELTQERIEFLLLEGASSLLQSISQQLTAQSCSEMENLELTIEFNLLKANLYLQQGYAALSSEMAVSSLVLLQTSPVLVRGSSEQYAKDNSVSNTLHGDYPKAVEARERIGVSMWLRCRFALIHSLVADVTGTAALFPGKNMNEEVAQLLQEGLNECVIWGDHNTQALLMVEGAQLEALRGKTDDSMAMLQEAVNLLSGQTCMPPGSVVTLAQATLLLSDLRGAQSTTLFRLTQKLLIKQLCVFGQSVVLVDGKLCFSPPGPSNIYLPYLNILNQTTLQTGCTLDRGTMERPISVQSSQSTSRQNLHQFSQTERDSQAATSQNNPSSSSPERHS; encoded by the exons GAATTTGCCAGAAGAGCCCTTGGAAAAATCAATGAGCTTGCAAAGCTGGAGGAGCAGAGTGAAGTTCCTGCCACCAGAGAGACTCAGAGAGCTTACAGAGAGGCTTCTGTCAAG ctgggTGCTATGGTATTCAAGCGAGCAGTGTTTGATGGCAGAAGGAGACCCAAAGTCACATTCAGAATGAAAACCAAAATCATCCTGAAGGACATACCCAAT GTGCCATGGCCTCGTACTCCAACAGAGCGCATTCTTACAGGCCTGTTTGACAGCAAGGCAGGACAATTTTTTGGTATTCTGGAGGCTCTTTGGGACAGCACCACGCGCACTCTACAGATGGGAATGCCAGATGACACAGAAAAGCAGGACGTGTTCTCGGAACTCCTGTCAGCTGGCATCCGTATATTATCTG GATCAACAGATTCTGGTGAGAAAAGGTGTGACGATCAGCAGTGCCTGTCTCCTGTTGTGCTGACACCAACCTCAACTCTGCTGGATTTAGCCATTATGG GAGAAAACAAGGTGCCCATCATGTCAGCTGTGAGGTTCATCAAGCTGTTGTTTCAATACAAGCAGCGAGAGGCGTTCACTGAACTTGCCCGAGAAATGCAGCGGGTTTTGTCT ggTGTGGAAGGGCAGTCATTCAGGAAGGCAGAACAAGAGCTTGCTTTGCTAGACAGTTTCAACATTCTGCTGTCTTCCCAGAGGAGCCATCCAAGAGAGGACAACAGGAAAGATG ACAGACCAAAGTCTTCATTCCCAATGAGTGATGAGCTCATCGCTCTGGTAGATATCTTGCACAAGTCTGTCTGTGGATCTGCTCTG GAGGTGCAGCCAGATGGGGACCTGGTTTTGGatattgtgttatttgtgtGGGGTAAAGTGAAGGTGGTGAGACAGAAGGATACGCTGCAAATCCCAGAGTTTACACACTATCGAGAGAAG TGGGTGTGGTGCCTGTCTAAGCTGTGTGAGGTGGCCTTTGCTTGCGACCTGGCAACAGTTGACTGTATAGTAACGGCAGAGATGATTCACACATTTGGGACTCTACTAGAAAATGCACATGAACATTTTAATCAAGCAAAATGTCAAG CAGATTGTGCCGCAGACCATAATGATGCAAAGCTAAGCTCTTTGTCTCCTCTTGAG agttCAAGTACAGAGTTGTTTCGGAAGGTGTGTGAGGTGGTGAGGAAGGGTCTTGAAGCTTTGGCAAGGGGTTCAGCTACACTACTGCCACATGACAGATCAGCAGTCATTGATTCTGCCTTCATGCAG AAATTTAGTTTTATCAATGCCTCAGCTCCCTCCATATCTCCAACATCACCAGAAGAGGGAAATGAAGAAGATAAAATCAATatgaaggaaaaagaagaaatcaaaGCAAAGACAGAATCAGATTTTAAAGATTGTCGACAGACTCAGCCCACACGCATGTTTCTGCTTGCCAAAGACCTTCATCTAGAGCTAGACATCATGTACCACAGGACATCCCTCAAGTTACTGCAGCTAAATGCAG TTACCGAGTCTGAACTGTTGAATCGGATCAAGAAGAACAAGGTGTCCAAAGCGCTCTTCCTGATCCAGAAAGCCTTGCCGGTGTTCAAAAACATGGAGCTAAATGGCAGCAGCAAAACCAAAAGTCTACTAGAG GAGGCTTCCACCCTGTTAGAAAAAGCAGGACTAGAGGAGAAAAAACTGTATATGTCCACCATTCCTAAGACTCTggctgaaaatgcagaaaaaggaATGAGGGTGGAAGAAaaccctccacctccacctattCTACTCTCACGCAGTGACCACTCCTTGACCTTTGCCCCAGCACCTTATAACTTGGCAGAAAAA GTGTGCTGGTACCAGCTTTGCGGTCGAGTAGCTGAGGGTCTTAACTGGAAAGTCCGCCTTGGAGACTTCAGCCTGCCAGGAACTGGAAAAATG GTACCAGCAGTGTATGGAGAATGTGTGCTGAGGGTGGAGGGGCTGGAGCCCAATCAGAAGTATGTGTTTGCTGTTGCAGCATACAACAGAGAAGGCAAGCTACTAGGAAACACAATAGGGGGGACAACATTACCACTGTTGGCATCCCTACCTGTACCTCTCCTTGCTGCATGGGCTCATTTAGCTCAG GTGGCATTTCAAACGGAGCAATACACCATAGCAAAGAGGGCCTGCAGGGAATTGTGGAGCCACTATACGTACCCTGACTGTGGGTCCCAGAGCACAGATGATAGATTTGCTGCCACAGA GTTGCGTAAACAAGCCCTGCACTGCTCTTCTCCTCACCTATGCCAGTTGTTCCTCATCTCCATCTTCATTGAGACAGAGATCAACATTCAGCAGGGATCTCTCTATTCTGACTCATTTAGTGACAATGGACCATTTATCTGGGAACAG GAAGCCAGACTGGCAGAATGTGAGCGAATGCTGGTGGCCATGGACTTAGCAATGTGTTTGAATGACGATAGTGGTGCTGTGCAAGCTGTAGTTAGTTGCTATGGCCTCTTGGCACCTTTAATCTTCCATCAAATCACTTGCGACCCTGTGGTGAAA GTGCTAATTAAATGCTTGACCATTTTGGAGGAGAATTCAGGTCTTCTCAAAAGAAAATGGGCCGGAAACACTTCGCAGTCATTTATGCACATGATAGCCTGCATCACCTACTATctgtcaaag GCCTTACGTGTCCTAAGAAAGCATCAGATGGCTGCTGTGGTCATGGAGTTGGGTTCCAAGCTACTCCAGGAGGTTCATGATGCCCAGCAGCAAATAAGCAGGCTTGCTATCCAGACTGAGGGT tgtacgACAGTAGGTCAAGCAGCAGTGAAGGGTGAAATGAAGATTAATCTTCAGTTAAAGGCACTGCAAAGGAAGAACAAGATAAAAGTTGTACCAGAAGTAACTCTCACCACAGACAATG AGGTTTCAACGTCATTGCCTGGCTGCAAGGATCCCGCCATACTGTATGATCTGATCTCCAGCAGCACATTAAATGATGCCTATCAAGAAG TGATGAAGCTCAAGCGCATGCCATATTTTACCGAGTTTGCAGCACTGCTGCTTCAGAGAACCATGGAAGAAGGCCACATAGACCTTGTGTTAAACTGGggtcaaaacatgtttgaattACTTTCCAG GCGTGATAAGGCCATGCAACTATCAACAAAATCCGTGGATAAAAGCAGCCAGAGTAAAAAGCAAAGTAGTATTCAGGCTCCCAAGGAAAATGAAACACCCCAG AACAAGAGCGTGCCTTCACAagctgaaagaagaaagaaactgaaGCAGACCATGCCACGCAGCATGCTCCAGAGAGTGAGAACTAACAG ggagATGCAGGCTGTAGAGAACCTGCTAACCAAAATGTCGTCTGTGGTgcagcgacagaagaagcagctTCAACTGCGGGGAATATGCTGTGGGGAGAGACCGTGGAGAGCTCGTCTGAACTACCTTTTGGCTCAGGCACACTTAGCAGTGCTTTATCAGGGCCTGGACCAGCTGTGTGGTGGAGCTGTGCACAG GTACAGCCAGTTCACTcccttgtttttctctctggcCTACTCTGGTGTCCTTTTGCGGAGGAAGTTGCAGCCACAGCAGTCTTCTAAAGATGAAGTTGTCTTGGAGAGCACCTCCTTGCACTCCAGTGTCCTTGATTACgtgacaaatacacacaaaggcAGGAACAAAAAGGAGG CAGTCCGAGCTGAAGACTCTGCCACAGAGGAGAGCTGTGAGGAGGGTGAAGGCTGCTCTCAAACTGTGGAAAAACATATAGAGACACCGAAATACAATGTTGCCTTTCTCTTGGAATCACTTAACAAAGCTGCTTTACATCTTCGGAGGGCCATG GTGTTGGCCCATCGTGGTGGTCACTGGACCACTTTGCAGTATGTGTGTCAGACTATGTGGGACCAAAGTTGCAGAATCACTCTCCAAGTACAGATGACTGATCAGCCTGAAACTCCCTCCCCCATCACAGCAGAGCAGCTGTACACCATCTTTACTCCGCTACTGGTGCTGGCTGCTGACCTCATTATGGATATGTTGAACAAACTAGGG CTGTGGAGTTTGTATGACAGTGACTTGACTGAGGAGGAACTCGAGTCCAGTCTCCACTTCATAGTGCCACTAGATGACAGCACCCAGGTGGACCTGCGTTGGATTCGCACATTGGTGTTGTACACTCTGGAGCGCCTCCATGATAGTGGCAAATGGGAAAGCCTGGCCCACCTTGCCTTACTATTCAATTCATACACAAG GGAACGTTATTCCTTGATTGTAACTCCTCTGCTAGTTCATGCTCAGAGGAGACTGCTTGAACGAATTGGTACTCTTGGAGGACCTGCAGTACCACAACCACACCATGTTAAGACACTGAAGGCCACTGGCAAGGAG GTAACTTACAGTAGTTATGCAGGCTGCCAGCTTCTCAGTGGATGGACCCCTCAGTCTGCACAGCAGCAAGTGCCTATTgacaaaaaagcagcactctCAAACTCCAAATCTCAAGAAACAGCTGCATTGAAAG GTGGGGAGATACAACGCTCCATGTCCCTTGTGTGCGTTCCTCTGGATGTGGAAGACTCACTGAGCTGTTATCGGCAAGCTCTTGAGAAAAGAGCTCATTGTCTTCAGGTCTTCCAGCATAGTCGCTCATTAGTTTTTCTACTTctggcacacacacagtcct gctttttgACACAGTTGCAGCCCTGTCACAGCAGAGGTCTCAGCCATTCAGCAAGCCTGGTGGATTTCAGGACCTTTGTTATACCCACTCCGAACCTCCAACCTTGTGACCTGATGGAGGAGGACTACAGTACTCCAAATGCTATCTACAGCCTCCCCATCAGCCCTAAACACATGCAGACTGTCACTGCTTCATACTCCACTTCCATAA AATATATCCAGGCTAACGGTCATGACTCTCTCAGAACTTTGGCATTGCATGAAATGGGAAACTTACAGTTCTACAATGGAAATACACG CGCAGCACACTCCTGCTGGAGTAAAGCTGTAGACTGTGCCTTGCACAGCTCAGGTGCTGTAGAAAAATGGGATGGTATATCCTTTGAAGGCGGTTCTATGCAACAATCCTTAAAACAGGCTGGCATTTGGGGATGTCTACAGGCTGCTGTGCTCACTGCTAAGATAGCACA GTATATCTTAACCTCTGATATCAGTCAACGGACCAAGTGCTGTCTCCTATCTGTTCACCTCTTTAAG TGTGTGCTGTGTTGCTCCATGCGTGAACCCCAATCCGACCTCCAGTATGCGTCCCACAGCATTGGCGATGAACTGCTCCCTGGAGTTGACCTTTTTTGTGAACCAAACAGGGTTCACCTTGGCACCACTGTAGCATGTCTTAACTTTGTTTGCCACTGGCTTTTCACCACAGGCTACTGCATTACG CTGCTGCCCATACTAGCCCTTTACCTACATTTTGTGGGGACTGTGTGCCGAGATGTACAGCGTACTGTTGAGGGCAAAATACTTAAG ATGCGTGTCCTTACTGAACTGTGTCTGTTCACTGAAGCTATGAAGGAAGCACTTCAGCTCACACAAGGAATAGGTGTCCCTCTGCCATATGGACATTACGTCTCCAACGCCAGTCTCAGA CCTTTGAAGACATTCTACAGCAACAGGTCTCTACTGGACAATGTGGAG GCTTTGGAAGAACTTGTAAACTGTGATTTTGCTCCAGAGGTCCGCACTCTGTATGGACCCACAGTGTGTGTCAGATTCAACCTAGCTCGTACTCAGCTAGTCCTGGCACTGACAAACTCTGTACGTGGCCATCCCATTGGAG AAGAAGCCAGAACAGCAAGTTGTTTCGTGAACTCAGAGCACCACGAGCAGGACACACAGGAGACTGAGGGCTCTTGCCTACAGACAGTGAAGCCAACAATTCTCACTCTTCATACTGGGAAGGAGGAATTAACCCAAGAAAGAATTGAG TTCCTTTTGCTCGAAGGAGCATCCTCCTTGTTACAATCCATTTCGCAGCAGCTCACAGCTCAGTCCTGTAGTGAAATGGAGAACTTGGAACTGACAATAGAATTCAATCTTCTAAAAGCAAACCTCTACCTACAGCAAGGCTATGCTGCTCTGAG CTCCGAGATGGCAGTTTCATCTCTGGTCTTGCTGCAGACATCTCCTGTGCTTGTTAGAGGATCCAGTGAACAG TATGCCAAAGATAACAGTGTGTCAAACACCCTGCATGGAGACTATCCCAAAGCTGTTGAGGCAAGGGAGAGAATTGGAGTTTCTATGTGGCTGCGCTGCCGCTTTGCTCTGATCCACAGCCTGGTTGCTGATGTGACTGGCACTGCTGCTCTTTTCCCAG GTAAGAACATGAATGAGGAGGTAGCGCAGTTGTTGCAGGAGGGTCTCAATGAATGTGTGATATGGGGAGACCACAATACTCAAGCCCTACTGATGGTCGAAGGTGCACAATTGGAAGCATTGAGAGGCAAGACTGATGACAGCATGGCAATGCTGCAg GAAGCAGTAAACTTGCTGTCAGGACAGACATGCATGCCACCAGGGTCCGTTGTTACTTTAGCTCAGGCCACTTTGCTGCTCAGCGACCTGAGAGGAGCACAGAGCACCACACTTTTCCGGCTGACACAGAAACTACTGATAAAGCAG ctATGTGTTTTTGGTCAGAGTGTGGTGTTGGTTGACGGAAAACTGTGTTTCTCTCCTCCTGGACCCAGCAACATCTACCTACCTTATCTGAACATACTGAACCAGACAACTTTGCAAACTG GTTGTACCCTGGATCGTGGTACCATGGAAAGGCCCATCTCTGTCCAGTCGTCACAATCCACTTCCAGGCAGAATCTGCACCAGTTCAGTCAGACTGAGAGAGATTCTCAAGCAGCTACCTCTCAGAACAATCCAAGCTCCTCCAGTCCTGAAAGACACTCATAA